The segment CCGAGGGGATGCAAACCGTACCCATTCTAATTATAACGGAAAGAGCCCACTCTAAAGAGACAGGCTTTTGAATGTCACTTCTGGTCAGGTGATTCCGTCAGGCAAAAATCACCTTCATTTGAAAATTTGGGTTTGATCAAAAAACACGATGGGAGAGTATGATGATGTCATCTGTTTTCATGGATTCTATTATCTGTTATCCCTGTTATTTTTATGTGATATTTAGTGCTTCAATAGTTATCGGAGAGAGGGTATCTTTTTATTTTATTGTTTTTGGTTTAATATTATTTTTTAATCCTATTTTGAAAAATAGAAGGGAAAAACAGCCTCGTTTTTTTGATCTTTTTCGCCATTCTTTTGTTTTCAAAAAGATCTTTTACAATCCCCTGCCGGTTGGGAATAACAGGTTTGAACTTATGAATCTTCGATGCTAGTGTAAAAAAGTAAGGACTGATGAAGAAGGAGATGGGTTAATGGAAAGGAGGTGAGAAAGAGTGGAAATGGAATTTAACGTGAAAAAAGTGGTGAAGGATAACCACTTTCAGCGCTTTGACGTAGCAGGCTCCGATTCCTTACAGAAAATGGTGCAGCGGAAAAAAATAAAGCTCAAGGATGAAGTTTTGGTCGTAGAACGGGGAGGCCAACGTTTGGCATTCTCGGTTTATCAGATGACCTACCATCATGTGGCCCAAGGGGAATTGGCAGGTCAACCCTTTATCCTCGCTTTTTGTGCTATTTGTCACGGGGCAACCAGTATGGTTCCGGTGGTGGAAGGAGCAATCCATCACTATTCCTGTATCGGAATTTATAACGGAATGGCTCTGCTGGCTGATGACGAAACCGGTTCCTACTGGGATCATATCTCCGGTGACTGCTTGTACGGTCCCTTAAAGGGAGAAGTGATGCATTTGATACCGGTGGAACATTTGACAGTGGGACAGGCACTGAAAAAGTGGCCGGATTTGCAGATCGCTTTTTCCAAGCAACCCTGGCATCGGAGACTGTTTATGGAACCCTTGATGAACTTCTTTGGTAAGTTTGGCTTCTTCCCTCCTTATTTCTACCTGTCCATGGGTGAAAGGGATAAACGTCTCTCCGATATGGTCAGCGGCCTGGGTATTTATACCAAGAAAGTGAAACGCTTTTACCCGATTCAAACCATCCAGGGTGCCGGCGGCGAGATCGTGGATATCATCGAAGGTCGCAAGGTCAAAATTTCCATCGATATCGAAGGGTATCCATTGGCTCAGTATGTGGACAGCGAGGAAAAACCGATGCAATTATATTGTCGATGGTATGGCTTCTCCTTTACCTTCCCTGGCTGTGAAATATACGAACCGCAATCGGAATCCAAAGTTTCCTGATCCAAAACCCGGTGCTTTTAAGCACCGGGTTTTATGATGGATGTCATCCAATGATCTATTTACTGAAAGATGTTAGTTTTCATGCTTTAATGGATCATGGGCTGACATTCAAAGGAGGAGGAAGGTAGAAATGAAGAGTAAATTTCATGCTTTCTTGATCACTTGGGGATTGTTTCTGCTGTATTTTGGAGGGGGCAAATACATAGTGTGATTGTCGTGGATCCCTCAAGGAAGAGTGATCGATTATTGAGAGAGACTCTTGGAGAGGGTCTCTTTTTTTTGAGGAACGCAATTCCCTTCAGGGGACACATAAGATGAAAAGAAGGCACTTATCCACAGGCTTGTGGATAAGTCCATGATGAATTCCGGTACCTGGTGGAGGGATGAAGGATGTGTGGCATAGCGGGATGGTTGGATGGAAAGCGGGATGTGAGTCAATACCGTCATGTGTTGGAAGATATGACAAAGGCGATGACGAGTCAGGGGCAGAGTGAAGAGGGTTACTGGATGTCCCGGAGAGTAGGATTTGCCCATCACCGGTTGCGTACCATCGAACCGGAGGGTGGATCACAGCCGTTGATCCGGCGATACGGGAACCGTTCCTGTGTGATCACTTTTTGCGGTGAGTTGTATAACAGGTCGGAACTGCGACGGAAGTTATCCACAATGGGATATCCCTTTCACTCCTTTTCGGATACGGAGCTGATCCTGGCAGCCTATACCCAATGGGGCAAAAATTGCCCTTGTCATTTAAATGGTATCTTTGCCTTTGCCATCTGGGATGAACAGAACCAATCCTTATTCCTGGCCCGGGATCGATTTGGCGTGAAACCTCTCTTTTATGTGCAACGAGGATCGATGCTCCTGTTTGCTTCCACGTTAAAGTCGCTTCTGGCTCATCCAGAGGTGAAGCCGGTGATTGGGGCAGATGGATTGGCGGAAGTGCTGGTAATGGGTCCTTCTCGAACACCGGGACATGGTGTGTTTAAGGATATTCGGGAGTTGCGACCCGGCTTTACCCTGATTGCTACCCCGGAGAGTGTGAAGGTGAGTTCCTACTGGTCTCTGGTCAGCCAGTCGCACCATGATGACTTAGAGACAACGATTTCACAGGTGAAAGAACTGTTCCAAGAT is part of the Kroppenstedtia pulmonis genome and harbors:
- a CDS encoding DUF3179 domain-containing (seleno)protein, with amino-acid sequence MEFNVKKVVKDNHFQRFDVAGSDSLQKMVQRKKIKLKDEVLVVERGGQRLAFSVYQMTYHHVAQGELAGQPFILAFCAICHGATSMVPVVEGAIHHYSCIGIYNGMALLADDETGSYWDHISGDCLYGPLKGEVMHLIPVEHLTVGQALKKWPDLQIAFSKQPWHRRLFMEPLMNFFGKFGFFPPYFYLSMGERDKRLSDMVSGLGIYTKKVKRFYPIQTIQGAGGEIVDIIEGRKVKISIDIEGYPLAQYVDSEEKPMQLYCRWYGFSFTFPGCEIYEPQSESKVS